Proteins found in one Anabas testudineus chromosome 1, fAnaTes1.2, whole genome shotgun sequence genomic segment:
- the pds5a gene encoding sister chromatid cohesion protein PDS5 homolog A, translating to MEFPQQQKPAGDGKIVYPPGVKEITDKISNDEVVKRLKMVVKTYMDMDQDSEEEKQQYLGLALHLASEFFLRNPNKDVRLLVACCLADIFRIYAPEAPYTSHDKLKDIFLFITRQLKGLEDTKSPQFNRYFYLLENLAWVKSYNICFELEDCNEIFIQLFKTLFSVINNSHNQKVQMHMMDLMSSIIMEGDGVTQELLDTILINLIPAHKNLNKQAYDLAKTLLKRTVQTIETCIANFFNQVLVMGKSSVSDLSEHVFDLIQELFAIDPMLLTSVMPQLEFKLKSNDGEERLAVVRLLAKLFGAKDSELASQNRPLWQCFLGRFNDIHVPVRLECVKFASHCLMNHPDLARDLTEYLKVRSHDPEEAIRHDVIVTIINAGKKDLNLVNDQLLGFVRERTLDKRWRVRKEAMMGLAQLYKKYCLHHEAGKESAAKISWIKDKLLHIYYQNSIDDKLLVEKIFAQYMVPHSLDTEEKMKCLYYLYACLDTNAVKALNEMWKCQNMLRGLVKELLDLHKLPVSEANNTAMFGKLMSIAKNLPDAGKAQDFMKKFNQVLGEDEKLRVQLEMLISPTCSCKQAEICVREITRKLTFPKQPTNPFLEMVKFLLERIAPVHIDSEAISALVKLLNKSIEGTADDDEEGVTPDTAIRSGLELLKVLSFTHPTAFHSAETYESLLQCLKMEDDKVAEAAIQIFRNTGQKIETELQQIRSTLIPILHQKAKRGTPHQAKQAVHCIHAIFNNKEVQLAQIFEPLSRSLNADVPEQLITPLVSLGHISMLAPDQFASPMKSIVANFIVKDLLMNDRTVGNKNGKLWTTDEEVSPEVLAKVQAIKLLVRWLLGMKNNQSKSANSTLRLLSAMLVSEGDLTEQKKISKSDMSRLRLAAGGAIMKLAQEPCYHDIITPEQFQLCGLVINDECYQVRQIFAQKLHLALVKLLLPLEYLAVFALCAKDPVKERRAHARQCLLKNISVRREYIKQNPLAQEKLVSLLPEYVVPYMIHLLAHDPDFTKPHEYEQLKDIKECLWFMLEVLMTKNENNSHAFLRKMVENIKQTKDAQCPDDAKANEKLYIVCDVALFVIANKSTACHLDSPKDPVLPSKFFIVQDKDFKNDKDYLSADMRQMLLTGKPKPAPVLGAVNKPLTVPGRRIFTKTTTASDTASNTSTNSSPLSSSSVNKNSNTATESSESRAQENNENPVIKNNELKKDDSSQNMTPDAGTEATPVKRRGRPPKTAAAPAEKEGAAAPTSGGAGRGRKRAADSNTSAESINIKMSKQQQQNDEGTKRQIDLQR from the exons ATGGAGTTCCCGCAACAGCAGAAACCGGCGGGGGACGGAAAGATCGTCTACCCTCCTGGAGTAAAAGAGATTACGGACAAAATCAGCAACGATGAGGTGGTCAAGCGATTGAAG ATGGTGGTGAAAACCTACATGGACATGGACCAAGATTCTgaagaggagaagcagcagtaTCTTGGCCTTGCACTCCACCTCGCCTCAGAGTTCTTCCTCAGGAACCCCAATAAAGATGTACGGCTACTTGTGGCCTGCTGTCTGGCTGACATCTTCAGGATCTATGCTCCAGAGGCCCCCTACACCTCCCATGATAAACTCAAG GACATCTTCCTGTTCATCACCAGACAACTAAAGGGACTAGAAGACACCAAGAGTCCTCAGTTCAACAGATACTTCTACCTGCTGGAG aatCTGGCATGGGTGAAGTCTTACAACATATGCTTTGAACTGGAGGACTGCAATGAGATCTTTATCCAGCTTTTTAAAACGCTCTTCTCTGTCATCAA taaCAGCCATAACCAAAAGGTTCAAATGCACATGATGGACCTGATGAGTTCTATCATCATGGAGGGGGACGGAGTCACACAAGAGCTGCTGGATACCATCCTCATTAACCTCATCCCTGCACACAAA AATCTGAACAAGCAAGCGTATGATCTTGCCAAGACTCTGCTGAAGAGGACCGTCCAGACCATAGAAACATGCATTGCAAAT TTCTTCAATCAGGTTTTAGTCATGGGCAAGTCATCAGTCAGCGACCTATCAGAGCACGTCTTTGACCTCATTCAGGAGCTGTTTGCCATCGATCCTATGCTGCTTACCTCTGTCATGCCTCAGCTTGAATTCAAATTAAAG AGCAATGATGGCGAGGAGCGTCTAGCTGTTGTACGATTACTAGCAAAGTTGTTTGGGGCCAAAGACTCAGAGCTGGCCTCACAGAACAGACCGCTGTGGCAGTGCTTCTTAGGACG GTTCAATGACATCCACGTTCCTGTAAGGTTAGAGTGCGTAAAGTTTGCCAGCCACTGCCTCATGAATCACCCGGACCTGGCCAGAGACCTGACAG AGTATTTGAAGGTGCGTTCCCATGACCCAGAGGAAGCGATTCGTCATGATGTAATTGTCACCATCATAAACGCTGGGAAGAAAGACCTCAATTTGGTCAATGACCAGCTGTTGGGCTTTGTGCGGGAAAGGACTTTGGACAAGAGG TGGCGTGTGCGTAAGGAGGCCATGATGGGTCTGGCTCAGCTTTATAAGAAATACTGTCTGCACCACGAGGCAGGGAAGGAGTCAGCTGCCAAGATCAGCTGGATTAAAGACAAGCTGCTGCACATATACTATCAGAACAGCATTGATGACAA ATTATTAGTAGAGAAGATCTTTGCTCAGTACATGGTCCCTCACAGTCTTGACACCGAGGAGAAGATGAAGTGTCTGTACTACCTGTATGCTTGCCTGGACACAAATGCTGTCAA GGCTCTTAATGAGATGTGGAAGTGTCAGAATATGCTCAGAGGCCTCGTCAAAGAACTGTTGGACCTCCACAAACTGCCAGTG TCTGAGGCCAACAACACAGCCATGTTTGGAAAGCTGATGAGTATTGCCA AGAACCTGCCAGACGCTGGAAAAGCCCAAGACTTTATGAAGAAGTTTAACCAGGTTCTGGGTGAGGACGAGAAGCTCAGAGTCCAGCTGGAGATGCTCATCAGTCCGACCTGCTCCTGCAAACAGGCTGAGATCTGTGTG AGGGAGATCACTCGGAAGTTGACGTTCCCCAAACAGCCCACCAACCCTTTCCTGGAGATGGTTAAGTTCCTGCTAGAGCGCATTGCTCCTGTTCACATTGACTCAGAGGCCATCAG tgCTCTGGTGAAGCTTTTGAACAAGTCTATTGAGGGTACAGCTGACGATGATGAGGAAGGCGTAACCCCTGACACAGCCATTCGCTCAGGCCTGGAGCTACTGAAG GTCCTGTCATTCACCCATCCCACAGCGTTCCACTCAGCAGAGACCTACGAGTCTCTGCTCCAGTGTTTGAAGATGGAGGATGACAAAGTGGCCGAGGCAGCTATCCAGATTTTCAGGAACACTGGGCAGAAGATTGAGACAGAGTTACAACAGATAAGATC GACTCTGATTCCCATCTTACATCAGAAAGCTAAGCGGGGTACACCTCACCAGGCCAAGCAGGCCGTCCACTGTATCCATGCCATCTTTAACAACAAGGAAGTACAGCTCGCACAGATTTTTGAG CCTCTGTCACGTAGTCTGAATGCAGATGTTCCAGAGCAGCTCATCACTCCTCTTGTGTCCCTGGGCCACATCTCCATGTTAGCCCCAGACCAGTTTGCTTCACCAATGAAGTCGATTGTGGCTAACTTTATCGTGAAGGACTTGCTCATGAATGACAGA ACAGTGGGAAACAAGAATGGGAAGCTGTGGACCACTGATGAGGAAGTATCACCTGAGGTTCTAGCTAAG GTGCAGGCCATCAAACTTCTGGTGCGTTGGTTACTAGGAATGAAGAACAACCAGTCCAAGTCTGCAAACTCCACCCTGCGTCTGCTGTCGGCCATGCTGGTCAGTGAGGGAGACCTCACAGAGCAGAAGAAGATTAG TAAATCGGACATGTCCCGTCTGAGGCTGGCCGCCGGTGGAGCTATTATGAAGTTGGCCCAGGAGCCATGTTACCATGACATCATCACACCTGAGCAGTTTCAGCTCTGTGGCCTCGTTATCAAT GATGAGTGCTACCAGGTTCGTCAGATCTTTGCTCAGAAGTTACACCTGGCTCTCgtcaaactgctgctgcctctggaGTACCTGGCCGTCTTTGCCCTGTGTGCCAAAGACCCAGTGAAGGAGCGCCGCGCCCACGCCCGACAGTGCCTCCTCAAAAACATCTCCGTCCGCAGAGAATACATCAAACAAAACCCACTCGCTCAGG AAAAACTTGTCTCCCTCCTCCCTGAGTACGTTGTCCCCTATATGATCCACCTGCTGGCGCACGATCCAGACTTCACAAAACCACATGAATATGAACAGCTCAAAGACATCAAAGA gTGCCTGTGGTTCATGCTGGAAGTGCTGATGACCAAGAATGAGAACAACAGTCATGCTTTTCTTAGGAAGATGGTAGAGAACATCAAACAGACAAAGGATGCTCAGTGTCCTGATGATGCAAAGGCCAAcgag AAACTATATATTGTCTGTGATGTGGCTCTCTTCGTGATCGCCAACAAAAGCACTGCATGTCACCTGGACTCCCCAAAAGACCCCGTCTTGCCTTCCAAGTTCTTCATCGTGCAGGACAAg GACTTCAAAAACGATAAAGACTATCTGTCAGCAGACATGAGACAAATGCTGCTCACTGGGAAG CCTAAACCAGCTCCAGTGTTGGGAGCTGTGAACAAGCCTCTAACAGTACCAGGTAGGAGGATCTTCACTAAGACCACCACAGCCTCAGACACAGCCAGTAACACCAGCACCAACTCTTCTCCACTGAGCTCCTCATCAGTCAACAAGAACAg CAACACTGCCACCGAGTCATCAGAGAGCCGAGCGCAGGAAAACAATGAGAACCCAGTCATCAAGAACAACGAGTTGAAGAAA gaCGACTCGAGTCAAAACATGACCCCTGATGCCGGAACAGAAGCAACACCTGTCAAACGACGTGGCCGCCCACCTAAAACAGCTGCCGCTCCTGCTGAGAAAGAGGGAGCAGCTGCACCAACGAGTGGCGGAGCTGGCAGAGGCAGGAAGAGAGCGGCTGACTCCAACACATCGGCAGAGTCAATCAACATCAAGatgtcaaaacagcagcagcagaatgatGAAGGGACAAAGAGACAGATTGACCTGCAGAG GTAA
- the ube2kb gene encoding ubiquitin-conjugating enzyme E2Kb (UBC1 homolog, yeast), translating into MANIAVQRIKREFKEVLKSEETSKNQIKVDLVDENFTELRGEIAGPPDTPYEGGRYQLEIKIPETYPFNPPKVRFITKIWHPNISSVTGAICLDILKDQWAAAMTLRTVLLSLQALLAAAEPDDPQDAVVANQYKQNPEMFKQTARLWSHVYAGAPVSSPDYTRKIDKLCAMGFDKNAVIAALSSKSWDVETATELLLSN; encoded by the exons ATGGCTAACATCGCGGTCCAGAGGATCAAGCGGGAGTTCAAAGAAGTTCTCAAAAGCGAAGAG ACTAGTAAGAACCAGATTAAAGTAGATTTGGTGGATGAGAACTTCACAGAGCTGAGGGGGGAGATAGCCGGTCCTCCAGATACACCATATGAAG gCGGCAGGTATCAACTTGAAATAAAAATCCCAGAAACATATCCTTTTAACCCACCAAAG GTGCGTTTCATCACTAAGATCTGGCACCCTAATATCAGTTCTGTGACAGGAGCAATATGTCTGGACATTTTAAAAGACCAGTG GGCAGCTGCTATGACCCTGCGGACAGTGCTGTTGTCTCTACAGGCTCTGCTtgctgcagcagaaccagatgATCCACAGGATGCAGTAGTAGCAAACCAG TATAAGCAGAACCCAGAAATGTTTAAACAGACTGCAAGGCTGTGGTCTCACGTCTATGCAGGCGCTCCTGTCTCCAGTCCTGATTACACACGTAAAATAGACAAACTCTGTGCCATGGGTTTTGATAAG AATGCAGTAATAGCGGCCTTGTCTTCAAAATCGTGGGATGTGGAAACGGCAACAGAGCTGCTCCTCAGCAACTGA